A window from Leifsonia shinshuensis encodes these proteins:
- a CDS encoding IclR family transcriptional regulator, protein MLELLADAGEPMSIPAIAAGLGLHRSIAYRILRTLEDHGLVVRDASGAVELGPRMASLARSVSRDLQSAALPQLTAVANELSMTAFLAVLDRHEVVTLVTVEPSHAHATVAQRPGTRHPLASGAPGIAIQSALTEAQWRELPGEHPRDEAALAHERGYATSHDEVIAGLASIAVPVRAPGQPVAALAVVYVTNDVDAPAIGARLRAAAAAIESDLR, encoded by the coding sequence ATGCTCGAACTCCTGGCCGACGCCGGGGAGCCGATGAGCATCCCGGCCATCGCCGCGGGGCTGGGCCTGCACCGCTCGATCGCGTACCGCATCCTCCGCACGCTCGAGGACCACGGCCTGGTGGTGCGGGATGCGTCCGGCGCGGTCGAACTCGGGCCCCGGATGGCGAGCCTCGCCCGGTCGGTGTCGCGCGACCTGCAGTCCGCGGCGCTGCCGCAGCTCACCGCCGTCGCGAACGAGCTGTCGATGACGGCGTTCCTGGCGGTGCTCGACCGGCACGAGGTGGTCACGCTGGTCACCGTGGAGCCGTCGCACGCGCACGCCACCGTCGCGCAGCGGCCGGGGACGCGGCATCCGCTCGCCTCCGGGGCTCCCGGCATCGCCATCCAGTCGGCGCTCACCGAGGCGCAGTGGCGCGAGCTGCCGGGCGAGCACCCGCGCGACGAGGCCGCCCTCGCCCACGAGCGCGGTTACGCCACCAGTCACGACGAGGTGATCGCGGGCCTGGCATCCATCGCGGTCCCGGTCCGTGCGCCCGGGCAGCCGGTCGCGGCCCTCGCGGTCGTCTACGTCACGAACGACGTGGACGCGCCCGCGATCGGCGCCCGCCTGCGCGCCGCCGCCGCCGCGATCGAGTCCGACCTCCGCTGA
- a CDS encoding MBL fold metallo-hydrolase yields the protein MTAFATLAGGVHAVRIPMPAGGLPFSLAYLIEDARGRLLVVDPGSPTAEAQAALMGAVDALGRRPADVAAIVLTHLHADHAGGAEELRRRTGAPVLLHRREQEALDALASGPPAPDLDAWGVPAERRPELQAAATAPVVPSLRRADGLLEDGDLLDVPGRRLRVLHTPGHTPGSVCLHDEDAGLVLSGDHVLPTVNTGLGLGGPSASNPIADYLASLRRVAALDGPDVQVLPGHEHPFTGLADRCAVLAEHHLRRAREVAAHPGGTVWEVAASLTWTGGWDALRGFTLLSALSQTALHRDFVARAPLP from the coding sequence GTGACCGCCTTCGCGACCCTCGCCGGCGGGGTGCACGCCGTGCGCATCCCGATGCCGGCCGGAGGGCTGCCCTTCAGCCTCGCGTACCTGATCGAGGACGCCCGCGGACGCCTGCTGGTCGTCGACCCGGGGTCGCCGACCGCCGAGGCGCAGGCTGCCCTCATGGGGGCGGTGGATGCGCTCGGCCGGCGCCCCGCGGACGTGGCCGCAATCGTACTGACCCACCTGCACGCCGACCACGCGGGCGGGGCCGAGGAACTGCGGCGGCGGACCGGCGCGCCCGTGCTCCTGCACCGCCGGGAGCAGGAGGCGCTGGACGCGCTCGCGAGCGGTCCGCCCGCACCCGACCTCGACGCGTGGGGTGTCCCGGCCGAGCGGCGGCCCGAGCTGCAGGCGGCCGCCACGGCGCCGGTCGTGCCGTCGCTGCGCCGCGCGGACGGCCTGCTCGAGGACGGCGACCTGCTCGATGTGCCGGGCCGGCGCCTGCGCGTGCTGCACACTCCCGGTCACACGCCGGGCTCCGTCTGCCTCCACGATGAGGATGCAGGGCTCGTCCTCAGCGGCGACCACGTGCTTCCGACGGTGAACACGGGGCTCGGGCTCGGCGGTCCGAGCGCCTCTAACCCGATCGCGGACTACCTCGCGTCGCTGCGCCGGGTCGCCGCGCTGGACGGGCCCGACGTCCAGGTGCTGCCCGGGCACGAGCATCCCTTCACGGGCCTCGCCGACCGCTGCGCGGTGCTGGCCGAGCACCACCTCCGCCGCGCGCGGGAGGTCGCCGCGCATCCCGGCGGCACGGTCTGGGAGGTGGCCGCCTCACTCACCTGGACCGGTGGCTGGGACGCCCTCCGCGGCTTCACCCTGCTGTCCGCCCTCTCGCAGACCGCCCTGCACCGCGACTTCGTCGCCCGCGCGCCCCTCCCCTGA
- a CDS encoding glutathionylspermidine synthase family protein, with amino-acid sequence MVEDFETVAYMAETAAAAGFDPKLVFIEDLQWDVDAAVFLDADGEPVHHIFKLYPWEWMVNEQFGGFLLQSRGTTQWVEPPWKLLLSNKQLLVVLWEFFPGHPNLLPAYADPAALAGRRYVRKPRLGREGANVSLHDADGAVVAEEDGPYGDEGFVFQERATFAPIPGKTAVIGSWVVGDSPAGIDLRETSGPITGDLAEFVPHFIEAGVEDGDRA; translated from the coding sequence ATCGTCGAGGACTTCGAGACGGTCGCGTACATGGCGGAAACCGCCGCGGCCGCCGGTTTCGACCCCAAGCTGGTCTTCATCGAGGACCTGCAGTGGGATGTGGATGCAGCTGTCTTCCTCGACGCCGACGGCGAGCCCGTCCACCACATCTTCAAGCTGTACCCGTGGGAGTGGATGGTCAACGAGCAGTTCGGCGGCTTCCTCCTCCAGAGCAGGGGGACCACGCAGTGGGTCGAGCCGCCGTGGAAGCTGCTGCTCAGCAACAAGCAGCTCCTCGTCGTGCTGTGGGAGTTCTTCCCGGGGCATCCGAATCTCCTGCCCGCGTACGCCGACCCTGCGGCGCTCGCGGGGCGGCGCTACGTCCGCAAGCCGCGGCTCGGCCGCGAGGGTGCCAACGTGTCGCTGCACGACGCCGACGGCGCGGTCGTCGCCGAGGAGGACGGCCCGTACGGGGACGAGGGGTTCGTCTTCCAGGAGCGTGCGACGTTCGCGCCCATCCCCGGGAAGACGGCGGTGATCGGGTCCTGGGTCGTCGGTGACAGCCCGGCCGGGATCGACCTGAGGGAGACGAGCGGCCCGATCACCGGTGATCTCGCCGAGTTCGTCCCCCATTTCATCGAGGCCGGCGTGGAGGACGGCGATCGTGCGTAA
- a CDS encoding FAD-binding monooxygenase, translating into MQFHHHGYVSGDPRIHEPAGTGIDRPAELPDEVDVLIVGSGPAGMIAAAQLAQFPNVVTRLVERRPGRLAIGQADGIQARSVETFQAFGFAERIIAEAYRITEMAFWKPDPADPSRIVRTARPVDDPTGVSEFPHLIVNQARVLDYFAEVAANSPSRLTPDYGFEFVGLTVGEGEHPVAVTLRRTAGPDEGSERVVHAKYVVGADGARSRVREAIGCHLAGDQANHAWGVMDALAVTDFPDIRTKCSIQSEAGNILLIPREGGYLFRMYVDLGEVQPGDNGAVRSTSIEQIIAKANAILHPYTLDVRNVAWHSVYEVGHRLTDRFDDVEPHELGTRTPRVFITGDACHTHSAKAGQGMNVSMQDGFNIGWKLGHVLDGRAPESLLATYSAERQVVAKDLIDFDKQWSTLMAKKPEEFASPSELEDFYVRTAEFPAGFMTQYAPSLIVGEAAHQELAAGFPIGKRFKSAPVERVCDGNPVHLGHHARADGRWRIYVFADGAAAGQPSAVADLAEWLATAPDSPLAATPEGADPDAWFDVKVVYQQDHTAVDLGVVPPLLLPRVGPFGLIDYEKVYAADPAQDIFAERGIDRRGAIVVVRPDQYVAHVLPLTATAELASFFAPILRTAVSA; encoded by the coding sequence GTGCAGTTCCACCACCACGGCTACGTTTCCGGCGACCCGCGCATCCACGAGCCCGCCGGCACGGGGATCGACCGGCCCGCCGAGCTCCCCGACGAGGTGGATGTGCTCATCGTCGGATCCGGCCCCGCCGGGATGATCGCAGCGGCGCAGCTGGCGCAGTTCCCGAACGTGGTCACGCGCCTCGTCGAACGGCGCCCTGGACGTCTCGCCATCGGGCAGGCGGACGGCATCCAGGCGCGCAGCGTCGAGACCTTCCAGGCCTTCGGCTTCGCGGAGCGGATCATCGCCGAGGCGTACCGCATCACCGAGATGGCGTTCTGGAAGCCCGACCCCGCCGACCCCTCCCGCATCGTCCGCACCGCGCGGCCCGTGGACGACCCCACCGGCGTCAGCGAGTTCCCCCACCTCATCGTCAACCAGGCCCGGGTGCTCGACTACTTCGCCGAGGTCGCGGCGAACTCGCCGTCCCGTCTAACGCCCGACTACGGCTTCGAGTTCGTCGGCCTGACGGTCGGGGAGGGCGAGCATCCCGTCGCCGTCACGCTCCGCCGCACGGCCGGGCCGGATGAAGGGTCCGAGCGGGTCGTGCACGCGAAGTACGTCGTCGGCGCCGACGGCGCGCGCAGCCGCGTGCGCGAGGCGATCGGCTGCCACCTCGCCGGCGACCAGGCGAACCACGCCTGGGGCGTCATGGACGCGCTGGCCGTCACCGACTTCCCCGACATCCGGACGAAGTGCTCGATCCAGTCGGAGGCGGGCAACATCCTGCTGATCCCCCGGGAGGGAGGCTACCTGTTCCGGATGTACGTCGACCTCGGCGAGGTGCAGCCGGGCGACAACGGCGCCGTGCGCTCCACCAGCATCGAGCAGATCATCGCGAAGGCGAACGCCATCCTGCACCCGTACACGCTGGACGTCCGGAACGTCGCGTGGCACAGCGTCTACGAGGTCGGCCACCGGCTCACCGACCGCTTCGACGACGTGGAGCCGCACGAGCTGGGCACGCGCACCCCGCGCGTCTTCATCACCGGCGACGCCTGCCACACCCACAGCGCCAAGGCCGGCCAGGGCATGAACGTGTCGATGCAGGACGGCTTCAACATCGGCTGGAAGCTCGGGCACGTGCTCGACGGACGCGCGCCGGAGTCGCTGCTCGCCACCTACTCCGCCGAACGCCAGGTGGTGGCGAAGGACCTCATCGACTTCGACAAGCAGTGGTCGACGCTGATGGCGAAGAAGCCGGAGGAGTTCGCGAGCCCGTCAGAGCTCGAGGACTTCTACGTGCGCACGGCCGAGTTCCCCGCCGGGTTCATGACGCAGTACGCCCCGTCGCTGATCGTCGGGGAGGCCGCGCACCAGGAGCTGGCGGCGGGCTTCCCGATCGGCAAGCGCTTCAAGTCGGCCCCGGTGGAGCGGGTGTGCGACGGCAACCCGGTGCACCTGGGCCACCACGCCCGCGCGGACGGCCGCTGGCGCATCTACGTCTTCGCCGACGGGGCGGCCGCCGGGCAGCCCTCCGCCGTCGCCGACCTCGCCGAGTGGCTGGCGACCGCCCCGGACTCCCCGCTCGCCGCGACACCGGAGGGCGCCGACCCGGACGCCTGGTTCGACGTGAAGGTCGTCTACCAGCAGGACCACACGGCCGTCGACCTCGGCGTCGTGCCGCCGCTGCTCCTGCCGCGGGTGGGACCGTTCGGCCTCATCGACTACGAGAAGGTGTACGCGGCGGACCCCGCCCAGGACATCTTCGCCGAGCGCGGCATCGACCGTCGCGGTGCGATCGTGGTGGTGCGTCCCGACCAGTACGTGGCACACGTCCTGCCGCTGACCGCGACCGCGGAGCTCGCGTCGTTCTTCGCACCGATCCTGCGCACGGCGGTCAGCGCCTGA
- a CDS encoding aminotransferase class I/II-fold pyridoxal phosphate-dependent enzyme yields MPEFTTHQVHAGESRDAAHGARVTPIYLTAGFEFDSFAQAEGRFGGDEAGYTYSRSGNPTTAALERRVAGLERGREAIAVGSGQAALTVALLGLVQAGDHILSAQSIYSGTRGLFENGLKRLGIEIEFVDDPTDLDEWRRRVRPNTRVLFGESIANPGTEILDVAGVATVAHENGLPLVVDNTLATPYLLRPGDFGADIVVHSASKYLGGHGSTLGGIVVDQGGYDWAASPFRHLTGPDEWLDGRSYVDVHGDGAYAAFARSVVASLFGPVLSPMNAFLIQQGIETLSLRVQRQSDTALAVARWLEAQPEVVRVDYAGLASHRAYGLAQRYLPRGQGAVLGFALAGGAAAAERFYDAVELFSRMTHIGDVRSLILHPASTTHGHLAADVREELGIGGGLLRLSIGLEDADDLIEDLARGLAAVAAGAAASEGAAVSASSAGDSADALPAHAFATDAAVPAAGR; encoded by the coding sequence ATGCCGGAGTTCACCACCCATCAGGTCCACGCGGGAGAGTCCCGTGACGCCGCTCACGGCGCCCGCGTGACGCCGATCTACCTGACCGCCGGGTTCGAGTTCGACAGCTTCGCCCAGGCCGAGGGGCGCTTCGGCGGCGACGAAGCCGGCTACACGTACAGCCGCTCGGGCAACCCGACGACCGCCGCCCTCGAGCGCCGGGTCGCCGGGCTGGAGCGCGGCCGCGAGGCGATCGCGGTCGGCAGCGGCCAGGCGGCGCTGACCGTCGCCCTGCTCGGTCTCGTGCAGGCCGGTGACCACATCCTCTCGGCGCAAAGCATCTACTCCGGCACCCGCGGCCTCTTCGAGAACGGCCTCAAGCGCCTCGGCATCGAGATCGAATTCGTCGACGACCCGACGGACCTCGACGAGTGGCGCCGGCGCGTCCGCCCCAACACCCGGGTGCTGTTCGGCGAGTCCATCGCCAACCCCGGCACTGAGATCCTCGACGTCGCGGGCGTCGCGACCGTCGCGCACGAGAACGGGCTCCCGCTCGTCGTCGACAACACGCTTGCCACGCCCTACCTGCTGCGCCCGGGCGACTTCGGCGCCGACATCGTCGTGCACTCGGCCAGCAAGTACCTCGGCGGCCACGGTTCGACGCTCGGCGGCATCGTCGTCGACCAGGGCGGCTACGACTGGGCCGCGTCGCCGTTCCGTCACCTGACCGGACCGGACGAGTGGCTGGATGGACGCAGCTACGTCGACGTGCACGGCGACGGCGCGTACGCCGCGTTCGCGCGCTCGGTCGTCGCCTCCCTCTTCGGTCCCGTGCTGTCGCCGATGAACGCGTTCCTCATCCAGCAGGGCATCGAGACCCTCTCGCTGCGCGTGCAGCGGCAGTCGGACACCGCCCTGGCGGTCGCCCGCTGGCTGGAGGCGCAGCCCGAGGTCGTCCGCGTCGACTACGCGGGGCTCGCATCGCACCGGGCGTACGGCCTCGCGCAGCGGTACCTCCCGCGCGGGCAGGGCGCCGTGCTCGGCTTCGCGCTGGCCGGCGGCGCGGCAGCGGCCGAGCGGTTCTACGACGCGGTCGAACTGTTCAGCCGGATGACCCACATCGGCGACGTGCGGTCGCTCATCCTGCACCCCGCATCCACCACCCACGGTCACCTCGCCGCGGACGTGCGCGAGGAGCTCGGGATCGGCGGCGGCCTGCTGCGGCTGTCCATCGGGCTGGAGGATGCGGACGACCTGATCGAGGACCTGGCGCGCGGGCTCGCGGCGGTGGCGGCGGGCGCGGCGGCGTCGGAGGGCGCGGCGGTCTCGGCGAGTTCGGCGGGGGATTCGGCGGACGCCCTCCCGGCCCATGCATTCGCGACGGACGCGGCGGTCCCCGCCGCAGGACGGTAG
- a CDS encoding NtaA/DmoA family FMN-dependent monooxygenase (This protein belongs to a clade of FMN-dependent monooxygenases, within a broader family of flavin-dependent oxidoreductases, the luciferase-like monooxygenase (LMM) family, some of whose members use coenzyme F420 rather than FMN.), producing the protein MARLQHFGWFFSRGFGPQGWGHPYWEWGYDWTRPDLYQQSARELEQAGLDLVIIEDALSLGFPETIDLRVREAYGGPKHDPLILSPYLLDATRHLGVAPTINAGAYPPYVAARQFASLHHLSDHRLGVNVVTDVGSARHLGLPPLSHDAAYDRAEEWLTVIRRLWHSWDDGALVHDAATRHFADGSKIRGFEHEGEYFRLAGPLNAVPFSQGDPAIVSPGGSPRGIAFAGTHSDVQLALAPLDAQSIRDYRAKVREAAVAAGRDPDSIKVLFVFKPEVVPSDEEARRVVEASKHPTDEELYRALAGQSSDLETDLTVLSLDEPFDVSVFGDHVSQGSIKGLFGKQGIREGVTLRELIAPKVVKGRIADRQGFVGTAEQIADFIEEIGEEADNDGFIFSGDLHPVTLHRYLDELVPVLRRRGILRTEYGNGGIRANLRDF; encoded by the coding sequence ATGGCACGCCTGCAGCACTTCGGCTGGTTCTTCAGCCGCGGCTTCGGCCCCCAGGGCTGGGGCCACCCCTACTGGGAGTGGGGCTACGACTGGACGCGCCCCGACCTGTACCAGCAGTCGGCACGTGAGCTGGAGCAGGCCGGGCTCGATCTGGTCATCATCGAGGACGCGCTCTCGCTCGGCTTCCCGGAGACCATCGACCTGCGCGTCCGCGAGGCGTACGGCGGCCCGAAGCACGACCCGCTCATCCTCTCGCCGTACCTCCTCGACGCCACGCGCCACCTCGGCGTCGCGCCGACGATCAACGCGGGCGCGTACCCGCCGTACGTGGCCGCGCGGCAGTTCGCGTCCCTCCACCACCTGAGCGATCACCGCTTGGGCGTCAACGTCGTGACGGATGTGGGCAGCGCGCGCCACCTCGGCCTGCCCCCGCTGTCGCACGACGCCGCCTACGACCGCGCCGAGGAGTGGCTCACCGTCATCCGCCGGCTGTGGCACAGCTGGGACGACGGAGCCCTGGTGCACGATGCGGCGACGCGGCACTTCGCGGACGGCTCGAAGATCCGCGGGTTCGAGCACGAGGGGGAGTACTTCCGTCTCGCCGGACCGCTGAACGCCGTGCCCTTCTCGCAGGGCGACCCTGCGATCGTCTCCCCGGGCGGCTCACCGCGCGGCATCGCGTTCGCCGGAACGCACTCCGACGTGCAGCTCGCGCTCGCCCCGCTCGACGCGCAGAGCATCCGCGACTACCGCGCGAAGGTGCGCGAGGCCGCCGTGGCCGCCGGACGCGACCCCGACTCCATCAAGGTGCTGTTCGTGTTCAAGCCGGAGGTCGTCCCGAGCGACGAGGAGGCGCGACGCGTCGTCGAGGCGTCGAAGCATCCCACCGACGAGGAGCTGTACCGCGCCCTGGCAGGCCAGTCGAGCGACCTCGAGACCGACCTCACCGTGCTCTCGCTGGACGAGCCGTTCGACGTCTCGGTCTTCGGCGACCACGTCTCGCAGGGCAGCATCAAGGGACTGTTCGGCAAGCAGGGCATCCGCGAGGGCGTCACGCTGCGCGAGCTGATCGCGCCGAAGGTCGTCAAGGGACGCATCGCCGACCGTCAGGGATTCGTGGGGACGGCCGAGCAGATCGCCGACTTCATCGAGGAGATCGGCGAGGAGGCCGACAACGACGGCTTCATCTTCTCGGGCGACCTGCACCCGGTGACGCTCCACCGCTACCTGGACGAGCTCGTCCCGGTGCTGCGCCGCCGCGGCATCCTGCGCACCGAGTACGGCAACGGCGGGATCCGGGCGAACCTGCGCGACTTCTGA